The Bacteroidota bacterium genome window below encodes:
- a CDS encoding leucyl aminopeptidase, with amino-acid sequence MKITFDKNPASKVKTDAFVFLCYEDKNLFNAELQQIESSLSTKILGISLEDFSGKDTEVEMIYSNDKRIILAGLGKKDELTLEKVRKACARAVKKANEYKIKKVAVEIVQDESLKRTIDVVAKVQTEACLMALYAFDKYLTTKKEKKIKIEEITFFSSSNNLKNFAKQIEDGIRKGSIIGKAVLCARDFGNEPSNVLFPEELANRIKKLGKERGYSVRAFGMNELKKMGMGGIIGIGKGSKNDPYLIEMKYNGGKKGDAPVVVVGKGVTFDSGGISIKPAAGMEAMKMDMCGAAAVIGVFEAATQLNLKVNLVGLIPSVENMPGGNAIKPGDIIKTYSGRTVEVGNTDAEGRVILADAISYATEMKPKCIIDLATLTGATVVALGHFVTTAMSNNADLTKEILDAGQATFERVWELPTWDEYDKLIDTDQADMSNMGTPARTAGTIVGGMFLKRFVEGYPWIHLDIAGTAMSNSASEYIPKYATGVGVRLITYFLRKRYS; translated from the coding sequence ATGAAAATTACATTTGATAAAAATCCTGCAAGTAAAGTAAAAACTGATGCGTTCGTTTTTCTTTGCTATGAGGATAAAAATTTATTCAACGCCGAGTTACAGCAAATTGAAAGCTCGTTAAGCACAAAAATACTTGGAATCTCCCTCGAAGATTTCTCAGGTAAAGATACTGAAGTAGAGATGATTTACTCAAATGATAAAAGAATAATCCTTGCCGGGCTTGGTAAAAAGGATGAGCTTACACTTGAGAAAGTAAGAAAAGCATGCGCAAGAGCAGTAAAGAAAGCGAATGAATATAAAATTAAAAAAGTTGCAGTTGAAATCGTACAGGATGAGTCATTAAAAAGAACTATTGATGTTGTCGCAAAAGTTCAGACTGAAGCATGTCTGATGGCTTTGTATGCTTTTGATAAATACCTTACAACTAAAAAAGAGAAGAAAATAAAAATTGAAGAGATTACATTTTTCTCATCATCTAATAATCTCAAAAATTTTGCTAAGCAGATCGAAGACGGAATAAGAAAAGGAAGCATTATAGGAAAAGCAGTTCTTTGCGCAAGAGATTTTGGAAATGAACCTTCGAATGTTTTATTCCCTGAGGAGTTAGCAAACAGAATAAAAAAATTAGGGAAGGAAAGAGGATACTCTGTAAGAGCATTCGGTATGAATGAACTGAAGAAGATGGGAATGGGCGGAATTATCGGAATCGGTAAAGGAAGTAAGAACGATCCTTATCTTATTGAGATGAAATATAACGGCGGAAAAAAAGGTGATGCCCCTGTTGTTGTTGTAGGTAAAGGTGTAACGTTTGATTCAGGCGGTATATCAATAAAGCCTGCTGCAGGGATGGAAGCAATGAAGATGGATATGTGCGGCGCAGCCGCTGTGATAGGAGTTTTTGAAGCAGCTACACAATTAAATTTAAAAGTAAATCTTGTCGGACTTATTCCATCCGTTGAAAATATGCCGGGCGGAAATGCAATTAAGCCGGGTGATATTATTAAGACTTACAGCGGAAGAACTGTTGAAGTCGGCAATACTGATGCAGAAGGCAGAGTAATTCTTGCCGATGCAATTTCGTATGCAACTGAAATGAAACCAAAGTGTATTATTGATCTGGCTACATTAACAGGAGCAACAGTTGTAGCTCTCGGACATTTTGTAACAACTGCAATGTCGAACAATGCAGACTTAACAAAAGAAATTCTTGATGCAGGACAGGCAACATTTGAAAGAGTGTGGGAACTTCCCACATGGGATGAATACGATAAATTAATTGATACTGACCAGGCTGATATGAGCAACATGGGAACCCCTGCAAGAACAGCAGGTACAATAGTTGGCGGTATGTTTCTGAAGAGATTTGTCGAAGGCTATCCGTGGATTCACTTGGATATTGCAGGAACTGCAATGAGCAATTCAGCAAGCGAATATATTCCTAAGTATGCAACAGGTGTCGGCGTTAGATTAATTACATATTTCTTAAGAAAGAGATATTCATAA
- a CDS encoding bifunctional oligoribonuclease/PAP phosphatase NrnA: MNSFKNVFQIIDEYENIVITTHIVPDGDAIGSVMSMYYFLKQKNKNPVIINHSPTPQNFKFLDPGIIRVFSENQEENEKIINECDLILVMDTNEFARTKSMESILRNSPKPKVCIDHHMGINEEDYTAFVSDTSYPANCQLLYDFYTEIDASLIDERIATLLYTGIMTDTGGFRFPRTDDKTFSVAAELIKKGADPVEIYDKVFGNTSLKKLKLIGRFIEGLEFFNEGKLCLGYVRRKDFDELHLAEDDMEGLSGYTMDIDKVRAGIVVVELKVGIKLSFRSKGNIDMNGFAREFGGGGHKNASGARIFDMNLEQVKERILSLKDKYI, from the coding sequence TTGAATAGTTTTAAAAATGTTTTTCAGATAATTGATGAGTATGAGAATATAGTAATCACAACGCACATAGTACCCGATGGAGATGCTATCGGAAGTGTAATGTCGATGTACTATTTTCTGAAACAAAAAAATAAAAATCCTGTAATAATAAATCATTCCCCGACTCCCCAGAATTTCAAGTTTCTCGACCCCGGCATAATCAGAGTTTTCTCGGAAAATCAGGAAGAGAACGAAAAAATTATAAATGAATGTGATCTGATTTTAGTAATGGATACCAATGAGTTTGCCAGAACTAAATCGATGGAGAGTATTTTAAGAAATTCCCCTAAGCCGAAAGTATGTATTGACCATCATATGGGAATAAATGAAGAAGATTACACTGCTTTTGTTTCCGATACAAGCTATCCGGCTAACTGCCAGCTGCTTTATGATTTTTATACTGAGATTGATGCTTCATTAATAGATGAAAGGATTGCAACGCTTTTATATACAGGAATAATGACGGATACAGGCGGTTTTCGTTTTCCAAGAACAGATGATAAAACATTTTCTGTTGCGGCTGAATTAATAAAAAAAGGCGCTGACCCTGTTGAGATATATGATAAAGTATTTGGCAATACAAGCTTAAAGAAATTGAAACTCATAGGCAGATTTATAGAAGGGCTAGAGTTTTTTAACGAAGGTAAATTGTGTTTAGGTTATGTCAGACGAAAAGATTTTGATGAATTACATCTTGCTGAAGATGACATGGAAGGTCTCTCAGGCTATACAATGGATATTGATAAAGTAAGAGCGGGAATTGTTGTAGTGGAGCTTAAAGTCGGAATAAAGCTTTCGTTCCGTTCCAAAGGCAATATAGATATGAACGGCTTTGCAAGAGAGTTTGGCGGCGGAGGACATAAGAATGCTTCAGGCGCAAGAATTTTTGATATGAATTTAGAACAAGTAAAAGAAAGAATTTTATCTTTAAAAGATAAATATATTTAA
- the panB gene encoding 3-methyl-2-oxobutanoate hydroxymethyltransferase, with protein MQSGKDVSKHITTKVLLERKKKKEKITMLTAYDYLTAKFLDEAGIEMILVGDSLGNVIQGNETTLPVTLEQIIYHTNMVKKAVNNALVVADMPFMSYQIGPEEAIRNAGRLMKETGCDAVKMEGGKYLIETIRRIVEIGIPVMGHLGLTPQSINKFGSYKTRGVDRAEAEAIKRDALLLEKAGCFGLVLEKVPAALGKIISKSLKIPTIGIGAGPDCDGQVLVTHDMLGMLEDFKPRFVRRYMHLAKEMKDAFRRYSKDIKENKFPTEKESY; from the coding sequence ATGCAAAGCGGTAAAGACGTTTCAAAACATATTACGACAAAAGTTTTACTCGAAAGAAAAAAGAAGAAAGAGAAAATCACAATGCTCACTGCATATGATTATCTCACTGCAAAATTTCTTGACGAGGCAGGAATAGAAATGATACTCGTTGGTGATTCGCTCGGTAACGTTATCCAGGGAAACGAAACTACTTTGCCCGTAACACTTGAGCAGATTATTTACCATACTAATATGGTGAAGAAGGCTGTAAACAATGCGCTGGTAGTTGCTGATATGCCGTTCATGAGTTATCAGATAGGGCCCGAAGAAGCAATCAGAAATGCAGGAAGACTTATGAAGGAAACAGGATGCGATGCTGTTAAGATGGAAGGCGGAAAATATCTAATTGAAACGATAAGAAGAATTGTTGAGATAGGTATCCCTGTAATGGGACACTTAGGCTTAACTCCTCAATCAATAAATAAATTCGGAAGTTATAAAACACGCGGTGTTGATAGAGCCGAAGCAGAAGCAATAAAACGTGACGCATTGTTGTTAGAGAAAGCAGGATGTTTCGGACTTGTACTTGAGAAAGTTCCGGCTGCATTAGGTAAAATTATTTCAAAATCTTTGAAGATACCGACCATAGGTATAGGCGCAGGACCCGACTGTGACGGACAGGTTTTAGTTACGCATGATATGCTCGGTATGCTGGAAGATTTCAAACCAAGATTTGTAAGAAGATATATGCACCTTGCAAAGGAAATGAAAGACGCATTCAGAAGATACAGTAAGGATATAAAAGAAAATAAATTCCCAACGGAAAAGGAAAGCTACTAA
- a CDS encoding class IV adenylate cyclase — translation MPKNYEIKFPVENYNQIKKKALSLRGKFQSQNQYAEAQKDYYYKVKTARLKLRIINNNFGSLIFYDRPEEESKRISEYLLVRTKDHNELKEILDNLFEELVVVSKKREVFIYDNIRIHLDKVKNLGVFLEFEVIFSSLEKAKKQMKDMIEHFGLDENVFIKHSYSDMLLAETKKHK, via the coding sequence ATGCCGAAAAATTACGAAATAAAATTTCCCGTCGAGAACTACAACCAGATAAAGAAAAAAGCCCTTTCCCTGAGAGGTAAATTCCAGTCACAGAACCAATATGCCGAAGCGCAGAAAGATTACTACTATAAAGTTAAGACAGCAAGGCTTAAATTAAGAATTATAAATAATAATTTCGGAAGCCTGATATTTTATGACAGACCTGAAGAGGAAAGCAAAAGAATTTCCGAGTATCTTCTTGTCCGCACAAAAGACCATAATGAACTGAAAGAGATTTTAGATAATCTGTTTGAAGAGCTGGTAGTTGTTTCCAAGAAAAGAGAGGTATTCATTTATGATAATATCAGAATCCATTTAGATAAAGTAAAAAATCTCGGAGTCTTTCTTGAGTTTGAAGTAATTTTTTCTTCACTGGAGAAAGCAAAGAAACAAATGAAAGACATGATAGAACACTTTGGTCTTGACGAAAATGTTTTCATAAAACACTCATACTCAGATATGCTTTTGGCAGAAACCAAAAAGCATAAATAA
- the lpxA gene encoding acyl-ACP--UDP-N-acetylglucosamine O-acyltransferase — MKNIEIHDKAIIGKNLQCGSFTVIEEDVIIGDNVEVGNNVYIANGARIADGVKIHSSAQISIAPHDLGYKGEKTTCEIGEGTVIKELATLCRGTTGKNGSLETTNVGKNCYIMNFSHVAHDNVIGDNVILTNSANCGGHVVIGNYVNVGALTGIHQFVKIGDYCMIGTCIKVVKDVPPYIMVSREPSRFIGLNKVGLRRRGLSNEAIDNIRKAYDLIYGSEYNVSDAVEKIKSDLEITNEISNILNFISSSKRGIIR, encoded by the coding sequence ATGAAGAACATTGAAATACATGATAAAGCAATCATAGGAAAAAATTTACAGTGCGGAAGTTTCACTGTAATTGAAGAAGATGTAATAATAGGGGATAATGTAGAAGTCGGAAATAATGTTTATATTGCAAACGGCGCAAGGATAGCAGACGGAGTGAAAATTCACTCATCGGCTCAGATAAGTATAGCTCCGCATGACTTAGGTTATAAAGGCGAGAAGACTACTTGTGAAATAGGCGAAGGTACAGTCATAAAAGAACTTGCAACTCTATGCAGAGGAACGACAGGTAAGAACGGTTCGCTTGAAACAACGAATGTCGGCAAGAACTGTTACATAATGAATTTCTCCCATGTAGCGCATGATAATGTAATTGGCGATAATGTGATTTTAACTAACAGCGCAAACTGCGGCGGACATGTTGTGATAGGAAATTATGTTAACGTTGGCGCGCTTACGGGAATACATCAGTTTGTGAAGATTGGCGATTACTGTATGATTGGCACATGCATTAAAGTTGTGAAGGATGTTCCTCCTTATATAATGGTTTCAAGAGAGCCGTCAAGATTTATAGGACTCAATAAAGTCGGATTAAGAAGAAGGGGACTTTCAAATGAAGCGATTGATAACATAAGAAAAGCTTACGATTTAATTTACGGTTCTGAGTATAATGTGAGCGATGCAGTTGAAAAAATTAAATCCGATTTAGAAATCACAAATGAAATTTCAAATATTTTAAATTTCATTTCTTCAAGCAAAAGAGGTATCATTAGATAA
- the lpxA gene encoding acyl-ACP--UDP-N-acetylglucosamine O-acyltransferase — MKFASISNKAKIGNNVTIKDFAVIEDDVEIGDNCIIGSNSFIGNGARIAKDVKVFHGAVVSTVPQDLKYKGEDTLLEIGEGSVVREYATLNKGTTYSNTTRIGKNCLIMSYAHIAHDCIVGDNVIIANSVQFGGHVEIEDSVIIGGMVGVHQFVKIGMHSIIGFGFRVSKDVPPFITAGHEPLRYEGLNLIGLRRRGFSDEAIKSISAAYDTIYRSGLNVSDGIKKLKEGNCTEEVMQIIKFVEGSTRGIIRG, encoded by the coding sequence ATGAAATTTGCTTCAATCAGCAATAAGGCTAAGATAGGAAACAACGTAACGATAAAAGATTTTGCTGTTATTGAAGATGATGTTGAGATCGGTGATAACTGTATCATAGGTTCAAACTCCTTCATAGGTAACGGAGCGAGAATAGCTAAAGATGTTAAAGTTTTTCATGGAGCAGTTGTAAGCACCGTCCCTCAGGATTTGAAATACAAAGGCGAAGATACTCTTCTTGAAATAGGCGAAGGTTCAGTTGTAAGAGAGTATGCAACACTGAACAAAGGAACAACATATTCAAATACAACACGTATAGGTAAGAATTGTTTAATAATGAGCTATGCGCATATTGCCCACGATTGTATCGTAGGGGATAATGTTATCATTGCTAACAGCGTGCAGTTCGGCGGACATGTAGAGATTGAAGATTCGGTTATCATAGGTGGCATGGTTGGAGTTCATCAGTTTGTGAAGATAGGAATGCATTCAATTATAGGATTCGGATTCAGAGTTTCAAAAGATGTTCCACCGTTTATTACTGCGGGACATGAACCGTTAAGATACGAAGGATTAAATTTAATAGGATTACGCAGAAGAGGATTTTCGGATGAAGCGATAAAAAGTATATCAGCAGCATATGATACCATTTACAGAAGCGGACTGAATGTTTCTGACGGAATTAAGAAACTAAAAGAAGGAAACTGCACGGAGGAAGTAATGCAGATAATAAAGTTTGTTGAAGGCAGCACGAGAGGAATAATAAGAGGTTAA
- a CDS encoding glycosyltransferase family 2 protein gives MKLQKSNLSGNQSDKPNDNNRRRHYHRPRPHSVNQPKKELPENPVQQKKEPIQEKRPANNFPLVSIVVPLLNEEDSLQELASKIENVFSTINYNFEVIFVDDGSTDKSFDVIRNLHRKNPRFHCIKFRRNYGKSAALNKGFRATKGSIVITMDADLQDDPNEIPELINMINSGYDLVSGWKKVRYDPFIKKYTSRFFNYVTSKLSGIRLHDFNCGLKAYRKDVVKSVRVYGEMHRYIPAIAHLSGFKVTEKVVKHHARKHGKTKFGPGRFLSGFFDVLTLTFTHRFMKKPLHFFGALGMMSAGLGTLISLYLIALKYFEGKSLSDRPLFLGGIFLIIVGVQLFSIGLLAEMMTKYNAQDDDVQIEKLF, from the coding sequence ATGAAGTTACAGAAAAGCAATTTGTCGGGAAATCAATCAGATAAACCAAACGACAACAATAGAAGACGGCACTATCACAGACCGAGACCCCATTCAGTTAATCAGCCTAAAAAAGAATTGCCTGAAAACCCGGTACAACAGAAGAAAGAACCTATCCAGGAAAAGCGTCCCGCTAATAATTTCCCGTTAGTTTCTATTGTTGTTCCTCTTTTAAATGAAGAGGATTCACTTCAGGAACTCGCATCTAAAATTGAAAATGTTTTTTCAACCATAAATTATAATTTTGAAGTAATTTTTGTTGATGACGGCAGTACAGATAAATCATTTGATGTAATAAGAAATCTTCACAGGAAAAATCCAAGATTTCACTGTATAAAGTTCAGAAGAAACTACGGAAAATCAGCAGCGCTTAATAAAGGATTCAGAGCAACTAAAGGCAGCATTGTAATAACAATGGATGCAGATTTGCAGGATGACCCGAATGAAATTCCTGAACTGATTAACATGATTAACTCGGGCTACGATTTAGTTTCAGGATGGAAAAAAGTAAGATACGACCCCTTCATAAAAAAATACACATCAAGATTTTTTAATTATGTTACATCTAAACTATCAGGAATAAGACTGCATGACTTTAACTGCGGACTGAAAGCATACAGAAAAGATGTTGTGAAGTCAGTGAGAGTTTACGGCGAAATGCACAGGTATATTCCTGCCATTGCTCACTTATCGGGATTCAAAGTCACGGAGAAAGTCGTTAAGCATCATGCAAGAAAACACGGAAAGACAAAGTTCGGTCCCGGAAGATTTTTGAGCGGATTTTTTGATGTGTTAACACTTACATTCACTCACAGGTTCATGAAAAAACCACTGCACTTCTTCGGCGCATTGGGAATGATGAGCGCAGGACTTGGAACTCTCATCAGTTTGTATTTAATTGCATTGAAGTACTTTGAAGGCAAGAGCTTAAGCGACAGGCCTTTATTCCTCGGCGGAATATTCTTGATCATAGTTGGTGTTCAGTTATTCTCTATAGGGCTTCTTGCCGAAATGATGACTAAGTACAACGCTCAGGATGACGACGTTCAGATCGAAAAATTATTTTAA
- a CDS encoding ABC transporter substrate-binding protein, translating to MKNFAKFSIIAIFIAIGFTLYSCNKNGGGNEILIGQFASLTGSEATFGISSDNGLKLAVEEINKSGGLLGKQVKLVTEDNQGKPQETQTVVQKLINRDKVVAIIGEVASSRSKAGAPICQQNKIPMISPASTNPEVTAIGDYIFRVCFIDPFQATVMSKFALNSMKVKKIAMLVDQKNAYSTGLAENFRKIFTSMGGEILEEQKYSAGDKDFKAQLTSIKAKSPEAIFIPGYYTDVNLISIQAREIGLTCPLFGSDGWESEKLTEGKAKDALEGCFFSTHVSTEDPNPKIQDFIKKYRAKYNSEPDAMSFLAYDAGMMLFDAIKKANSTEGEKVKNELAKEKDFPGVTGNITMNEQRNAVKPAVVLEIKDGKFKYKETIAP from the coding sequence ATGAAAAATTTTGCAAAATTTTCTATAATTGCAATTTTTATTGCAATCGGGTTTACATTATACTCATGCAATAAGAATGGCGGAGGAAATGAAATCCTCATCGGACAATTTGCCTCTTTAACAGGCAGCGAAGCTACTTTTGGTATTTCATCTGATAACGGACTAAAGCTGGCTGTTGAAGAAATAAATAAATCCGGCGGACTTTTAGGAAAACAAGTAAAATTAGTAACTGAAGATAATCAGGGAAAACCTCAGGAAACTCAAACCGTTGTTCAAAAATTAATCAACAGAGATAAAGTTGTTGCAATCATCGGTGAAGTTGCTTCCTCAAGAAGTAAAGCCGGCGCACCAATCTGCCAGCAGAATAAAATCCCTATGATTTCACCTGCATCTACAAATCCCGAAGTAACTGCAATCGGTGATTATATTTTCAGAGTATGCTTCATCGATCCTTTCCAGGCAACTGTAATGAGCAAGTTTGCTTTGAACTCAATGAAAGTAAAAAAGATTGCAATGTTAGTTGACCAGAAGAATGCTTACTCAACAGGACTTGCAGAGAACTTCAGAAAAATTTTCACAAGCATGGGCGGTGAAATTCTTGAAGAGCAAAAATATTCAGCAGGAGATAAAGATTTTAAAGCACAGTTAACAAGCATTAAAGCAAAAAGCCCTGAAGCTATTTTCATTCCGGGATATTACACTGACGTAAATTTAATTTCAATTCAGGCAAGAGAAATTGGTTTAACATGTCCTCTCTTCGGAAGCGATGGATGGGAATCAGAAAAATTAACTGAAGGTAAAGCAAAAGATGCTCTTGAAGGATGCTTCTTCTCAACACACGTTTCAACAGAAGATCCTAATCCAAAAATTCAGGACTTCATAAAAAAATACAGAGCAAAATATAATTCTGAACCCGATGCAATGAGCTTCTTAGCTTACGATGCAGGCATGATGTTATTTGATGCAATCAAAAAAGCTAACTCAACAGAAGGCGAAAAAGTTAAGAACGAACTTGCAAAAGAAAAAGATTTCCCAGGAGTAACTGGAAACATCACAATGAACGAACAAAGAAATGCAGTAAAACCTGCTGTAGTTCTTGAAATCAAAGACGGAAAATTTAAGTATAAAGAAACAATAGCACCGTAA
- a CDS encoding four helix bundle protein, whose translation MKAERFEDLLVWQKAKELAISIFKKFELSKNYSFRDQIQRAAVSISNNIAEGFERKGNKELKHFLFIAKGSCGEVRSMLYLCLELNYISKDEFDVLINEALTISRMLSAFIKTL comes from the coding sequence GTGAAAGCTGAAAGATTTGAAGATTTACTGGTATGGCAAAAAGCAAAGGAACTTGCTATTTCTATTTTCAAAAAATTTGAACTAAGCAAAAACTATTCTTTTCGAGATCAGATTCAAAGGGCGGCAGTTTCGATTTCAAACAATATTGCTGAAGGATTTGAAAGAAAAGGAAATAAAGAACTAAAACATTTTCTATTTATTGCAAAAGGAAGCTGCGGAGAAGTAAGAAGTATGCTTTATTTATGTTTGGAGTTGAATTACATTTCTAAAGATGAATTTGATGTTTTAATTAATGAAGCTTTAACAATTTCAAGAATGTTATCTGCTTTCATAAAAACTTTATAA